A genome region from Chloroflexota bacterium includes the following:
- a CDS encoding type II toxin-antitoxin system VapC family toxin, protein MIYFLDTSALIKRYLNETGSVWVRDLTDSPEHVFVASRLTTTEIISAFARRLREGTVTRTQYADHRNAFDDDCATRYHIIELENNTFDLARDLIERHPLRTLDALQLASALATNRVFVSLNLSPLNFLSSDNRLLQIAQHEGLSTDNPNHYAL, encoded by the coding sequence GTGATTTATTTTCTGGACACGAGCGCGCTCATCAAACGCTATTTGAATGAAACGGGAAGCGTTTGGGTTCGCGATTTGACCGATTCACCCGAACACGTATTCGTCGCCTCGCGATTGACCACCACTGAAATCATCAGCGCGTTCGCGCGACGTTTACGTGAAGGCACAGTCACACGAACACAATACGCCGACCATCGAAACGCGTTTGACGATGATTGCGCGACGCGTTATCATATAATCGAATTGGAAAACAACACATTCGATCTGGCACGCGACCTCATCGAGCGACATCCTTTGCGGACGCTGGATGCGTTGCAACTCGCCTCCGCGTTGGCAACGAATCGTGTCTTTGTTTCGCTCAATTTGTCTCCGCTCAATTTCCTCTCGTCAGACAACCGTCTGTTGCAAATTGCGCAACACGAGGGTCTGTCCACCGACAATCCCAATCACTACGCCTTGTAA
- a CDS encoding 4Fe-4S dicluster domain-containing protein, with the protein MPRWTMAIDLDKCLGCQACTVACRMENNTPIAGPEQAAKGRAMLWNEVIPSSDGEYPNVTARYIPRPCMHCDDALCVKVCPVKATYRNEEGTVLVDYDRCIGCRFCTVACPYAARYFNWHEPYYPETLKAHLNPDVAIRPKGVVEKCTFCVHRLRKAREQAAAEGRVFQASDYVPACVETCTGRARYFGDLDDPASLVSQLLKSPRAFHLLEELGTHPKVFYLREG; encoded by the coding sequence ATGCCTCGTTGGACAATGGCGATTGATCTCGATAAATGTCTGGGTTGCCAGGCGTGCACGGTCGCGTGCCGCATGGAGAATAACACGCCCATCGCGGGACCGGAGCAAGCGGCGAAAGGTCGCGCGATGTTGTGGAATGAAGTGATTCCGTCCAGCGACGGCGAATATCCGAATGTGACCGCGCGGTACATCCCGCGTCCGTGCATGCACTGCGACGACGCACTTTGCGTCAAGGTGTGCCCGGTCAAGGCGACGTATCGGAACGAAGAAGGTACCGTGCTCGTGGATTACGACCGCTGTATCGGTTGTCGTTTCTGCACGGTCGCGTGCCCGTACGCGGCGCGCTATTTCAACTGGCACGAGCCGTACTATCCCGAAACGCTCAAAGCACATCTCAATCCGGACGTGGCGATTCGTCCCAAAGGTGTCGTCGAAAAATGTACGTTCTGCGTGCATCGGCTACGCAAGGCGCGCGAGCAAGCCGCCGCCGAAGGTCGCGTGTTTCAGGCGAGTGATTACGTTCCCGCGTGCGTCGAGACGTGCACCGGGCGTGCGCGTTATTTCGGCGACCTCGACGACCCGGCGAGTCTGGTCTCGCAACTGCTCAAGAGTCCGCGCGCGTTCCATCTACTCGAAGAACTCGGCACGCATCCCAAGGTCTTTTATCTTAGAGAAGGATGA
- the nrfD gene encoding polysulfide reductase NrfD, whose product MSRIEQTVFAPLRTTGKSFWVLFTILAALTGWGVFAYIYQLSDGLGVTGLSRPVYWGIYLTNFVFFIGISHAGTLISAILRVTQANWRRSITRIAEAVTVFALCVGGLQILIDMGRPERALNVILYGRYQSPFLWDFTCISIYLFSSITYLYLPMLPDLARLRDKFDGAGWRKWLYTTLALGWKGNYEQHHRLEKAIAILAIAIIPIAVSVHTVVSWIFGMTLQPMWHSTILGPYFVVGAIFSGIATLFLAMALMRKVMHLEEWLTEKQFNYLGLLLLVMSVLWTYFTLSEYVTTFYGALADEMPVANAKIFGEFNWAFWTMVLFNGILPFVILIRRSGRTVMGTVIASIFIDIGMWLERFTIVAPSLTRPRLSQWAIYQPTWVEASITIGSLAMFALLFVVFFKLFPSLAIWEVEEGVEIEERRKLAEKIRLEDLRAASGVASGE is encoded by the coding sequence ATGTCCCGTATCGAACAAACCGTTTTTGCGCCGCTGCGAACGACCGGCAAAAGTTTTTGGGTTCTATTTACGATTCTCGCCGCGCTGACCGGCTGGGGCGTGTTCGCGTACATCTATCAACTATCCGATGGCTTGGGCGTCACCGGGTTGAGCCGCCCGGTGTACTGGGGCATCTATCTCACGAACTTTGTTTTCTTCATCGGCATCAGTCACGCCGGCACGCTCATCTCCGCGATTCTGCGCGTCACACAAGCGAACTGGCGTCGCTCGATCACGCGTATCGCCGAAGCCGTCACCGTGTTCGCGTTGTGCGTCGGTGGTTTGCAAATTCTGATTGACATGGGTCGCCCCGAACGCGCGCTGAACGTGATTTTATACGGACGCTATCAATCGCCGTTCCTCTGGGATTTTACCTGCATCAGCATTTATCTGTTCAGTAGCATCACATACCTCTACTTGCCGATGTTGCCGGATCTGGCGCGTCTGCGCGACAAGTTCGACGGCGCGGGTTGGCGCAAATGGTTGTACACGACGCTCGCGCTGGGTTGGAAAGGCAATTACGAACAACATCATCGGCTCGAAAAAGCGATTGCGATTCTTGCGATTGCGATCATTCCGATTGCGGTCTCGGTACATACGGTCGTCTCGTGGATTTTCGGCATGACGTTGCAACCGATGTGGCACAGCACGATCCTGGGTCCGTACTTTGTCGTCGGCGCGATCTTTTCCGGCATCGCGACCTTGTTCCTCGCGATGGCGTTGATGCGCAAGGTGATGCACCTCGAAGAATGGCTCACCGAGAAGCAGTTCAATTATCTCGGCTTGCTGCTCCTCGTGATGAGCGTACTCTGGACGTACTTTACGCTTTCCGAGTACGTCACCACATTTTACGGCGCGCTCGCAGACGAAATGCCAGTCGCCAACGCGAAAATCTTTGGCGAGTTCAACTGGGCATTCTGGACGATGGTGCTCTTTAACGGCATTCTCCCATTCGTGATTCTGATTCGGCGTTCGGGGCGCACGGTAATGGGCACGGTCATCGCTTCGATTTTCATTGACATCGGGATGTGGCTCGAACGATTCACGATTGTCGCGCCGAGTCTCACGCGTCCGCGCCTGAGCCAGTGGGCGATCTATCAGCCGACCTGGGTCGAGGCGTCCATCACGATTGGTTCGCTCGCGATGTTCGCGCTGTTGTTCGTCGTGTTCTTCAAACTCTTTCCCAGTCTCGCGATCTGGGAAGTCGAAGAAGGCGTCGAGATCGAAGAACGCCGGAAATTGGCGGAGAAAATCAGACTCGAAGATTTACGCGCTGCAAGCGGCGTGGCAAGCGGCGAGTGA
- a CDS encoding (Fe-S)-binding protein: MTSAKVEFPELAPKNGILPVPEMNEGISAALTCHPCKVKDMRAIALPTERVPDWQNKAVEKLRELLTKYRSLQVYLDICAQCGACADKCQFYLGTSDPNNMPVARANLLRKVYRYYFKPFERFTGGEAEAFNDQVLQEWYTYFYQCSECRRCAVFCPYGIDTAEITMAAREIMAAIGVATKYVTEVVAKVYERGNNLGIPGPAWIDNCQFLEEELKAETGRDIRMPVDEEGADVLLVMPSADNFANTDTMMAYGKLFYHLGISWTTSTYANEGGNFGLFLNYRNMKKVNKRILDAARQLKVKRVIWGECGHAWRAAIHTDTLSGPMDFLDPPHPVHICQFTADLIKRGAFKIDKSANDDVLVTYHDPCNAARAGSLLEEPREMIRATCNKFIEMPRDTIREKTFCCGAGGGLLTDEIMPIRMAGGRPRAEACRSTGATYLATPCAICKAQLPEVMKHWKVDTRVGGVHDLLSKAMIL, from the coding sequence AATTCCCAGAACTCGCGCCCAAGAACGGCATCCTCCCAGTCCCGGAAATGAACGAAGGTATTTCCGCCGCGCTGACCTGCCATCCGTGCAAAGTGAAAGACATGCGCGCGATTGCGCTGCCGACCGAGCGCGTGCCCGATTGGCAGAACAAAGCGGTTGAGAAACTGCGCGAGTTGTTGACCAAGTATCGTTCGCTCCAGGTCTACCTCGATATTTGCGCGCAGTGCGGCGCGTGCGCGGACAAGTGTCAGTTCTACCTCGGCACGAGCGATCCGAACAATATGCCGGTCGCACGCGCGAATTTGCTCCGCAAAGTGTACCGCTATTATTTCAAACCGTTCGAACGATTCACCGGCGGCGAAGCGGAAGCGTTCAACGATCAAGTGTTGCAAGAGTGGTACACCTACTTTTACCAATGCTCCGAGTGCCGGCGTTGCGCGGTCTTTTGTCCGTACGGCATTGACACCGCGGAAATCACGATGGCGGCGCGCGAAATCATGGCGGCGATTGGCGTCGCGACCAAGTACGTCACCGAAGTCGTCGCGAAGGTGTACGAGCGCGGCAACAACCTGGGTATTCCCGGTCCCGCGTGGATTGACAATTGCCAGTTTCTCGAAGAGGAACTGAAAGCCGAAACCGGCAGAGACATTCGAATGCCGGTGGACGAAGAAGGCGCGGACGTGTTGCTCGTGATGCCCTCCGCCGATAACTTTGCAAACACCGACACGATGATGGCGTACGGGAAATTGTTTTATCACCTGGGTATTTCGTGGACGACCAGCACGTACGCGAACGAGGGCGGCAACTTTGGCTTGTTCCTGAATTATCGCAACATGAAAAAAGTGAACAAGCGCATTCTCGACGCGGCGCGGCAACTCAAGGTCAAGCGCGTCATTTGGGGTGAGTGCGGGCACGCGTGGCGCGCGGCGATTCACACCGACACGTTGAGCGGTCCGATGGATTTTCTCGATCCGCCGCACCCCGTTCACATTTGCCAATTCACCGCCGATCTCATCAAGCGCGGCGCGTTCAAGATTGACAAGTCCGCGAACGACGATGTGCTCGTCACGTACCACGATCCGTGCAACGCGGCGCGTGCCGGCTCGCTCCTCGAAGAGCCGCGCGAGATGATTCGCGCGACGTGCAACAAATTTATCGAAATGCCGCGCGACACGATTCGCGAAAAGACATTTTGTTGCGGCGCGGGCGGCGGCTTGCTCACCGACGAGATCATGCCGATTCGCATGGCGGGCGGACGACCGCGCGCGGAAGCCTGCCGCTCGACTGGCGCGACGTACCTCGCGACGCCGTGCGCGATCTGCAAAGCGCAACTCCCCGAAGTGATGAAGCACTGGAAGGTGGATACGCGCGTTGGCGGCGTGCACGATTTGTTGAGCAAAGCGATGATTTTGTAA
- a CDS encoding winged helix-turn-helix transcriptional regulator — protein sequence MNPRSIFDLQAELCKTMGNPARLRVVHALREGPRCVSGIMEATGLAQAKVSQHLSVLRAHGILATERQGREIIYRIANPKIVSVCDLMREVLREQAEERTEIIQAIQVEA from the coding sequence ATGAATCCTCGTTCGATTTTCGATTTGCAAGCCGAGTTGTGCAAGACGATGGGCAATCCCGCGCGTTTGCGGGTCGTGCATGCGTTGCGCGAAGGTCCCCGGTGCGTGAGCGGGATTATGGAAGCGACGGGCTTGGCGCAAGCCAAGGTCTCGCAACACTTGAGCGTTCTGCGCGCGCATGGCATCCTGGCGACGGAGCGCCAGGGACGCGAGATTATCTATCGCATCGCGAATCCGAAAATCGTGAGCGTGTGCGATTTGATGCGCGAGGTTCTGCGCGAACAAGCCGAGGAACGGACCGAAATCATCCAAGCGATTCAGGTTGAAGCATAA
- a CDS encoding molybdopterin-dependent oxidoreductase: MKVSRRDFLKIGAGLAATGAVLPIIKSAADARVPAIAPEEQGEKFVATVCAMCPSGCGLQVRVVNGKAVKVAGNPLHPLNQGVCCPKGQASLEVLYSPERLAQPMKRKVGKDVAATDLAQWEAISWDDALKIVSEKLRALREQGQAHTVAVLHGELRGQMRPLWSRFLSAYGSPNMLSTDSLDGEAARLAMFFAQGINGYPIYDVDNARYVLCLGGSLLESSRHLQKYLSGYGFMHRGASNRAKLIVVDSRLNVTAAKADEWIPIRPGTTGALALGIAHVLIKSGLVAKSFVDNYTFGYEDFKDDQGRTHRGFKSLVLEEYPIDRVADITGVPSGTIAKLAGEFGNNHPALAVMPTGRGDLAGGNGMFTALAIHALNALVGSIDVPGGIQVQQTPNLAPLPALPTDPVAEKSRAMARLDGVGSDYPVAYSAFQNLADNLVQGKPYAANALFLLNANPVHEAPQGKRFIESFKKTALVVSFSPVLDESAAYADLILPSLTFFEMWGDDILEGTGYPGIALRQPVVAPVRDGRNPGDVVLQLAKQLGGKVSEALPWNDFLTVVKQRVAGMQISWDDLLGKGAWSALVYFNAQPGSKAWAKVVGRDRVNAPKDGRFDFFSRELFAALNPKSDVECLPHFTVPAETADANYPFVLISQETMTQPRGWSGVVPTLYEVYGLQTSARWETWAEIHPQAAEQLDIKQDDLVWIESPAGKIRVRAKIVEGIWQNAINVPGGQGHFSAAQWGRESSTAKMKHGANPYDLMASGSEKNSGVAAMLPTRVKIYKA, from the coding sequence ATGAAAGTTTCACGACGCGATTTTCTCAAAATAGGTGCGGGGCTGGCGGCGACCGGTGCAGTGTTGCCGATCATCAAATCGGCGGCGGATGCGCGCGTCCCGGCGATTGCGCCGGAAGAGCAGGGCGAAAAATTTGTGGCGACTGTCTGCGCGATGTGCCCATCCGGTTGCGGTCTCCAGGTTCGCGTGGTCAACGGCAAAGCGGTCAAGGTCGCGGGCAATCCTCTGCATCCGCTCAACCAAGGCGTGTGCTGTCCCAAAGGGCAAGCGTCGCTCGAAGTGCTCTACAGTCCGGAACGACTCGCACAACCGATGAAGCGCAAAGTTGGCAAGGATGTCGCGGCAACGGATCTCGCGCAGTGGGAAGCGATCTCCTGGGACGACGCGCTCAAGATCGTTTCGGAAAAATTGCGCGCGTTGCGCGAGCAAGGTCAAGCGCATACGGTCGCGGTCCTGCACGGCGAACTACGCGGGCAGATGCGTCCGCTGTGGTCGCGCTTCCTGTCCGCGTACGGCTCGCCGAACATGCTCTCGACTGATTCGCTCGACGGCGAAGCCGCGCGGCTCGCGATGTTTTTCGCGCAAGGCATCAACGGCTATCCGATTTACGATGTGGACAATGCGCGCTACGTCTTGTGCCTGGGCGGCAGTCTGCTCGAATCATCGCGTCACTTGCAAAAATATTTGTCGGGTTACGGATTCATGCATCGCGGCGCGTCGAATCGCGCGAAACTCATCGTCGTGGATAGTCGCCTCAACGTCACTGCTGCCAAAGCCGACGAATGGATTCCGATTCGTCCTGGCACGACCGGCGCGCTCGCGCTCGGCATCGCGCACGTGCTCATCAAAAGTGGCTTGGTCGCAAAATCGTTCGTGGACAATTACACGTTCGGCTATGAAGATTTCAAAGACGACCAGGGTCGCACGCATCGCGGATTCAAAAGTCTCGTGCTCGAAGAGTACCCGATTGATCGCGTCGCGGACATTACCGGCGTGCCGAGCGGTACGATTGCGAAACTCGCCGGCGAGTTCGGCAACAACCATCCCGCGCTCGCGGTGATGCCCACCGGGCGCGGCGATCTCGCGGGCGGCAACGGCATGTTCACCGCGCTCGCGATTCACGCGCTCAATGCGTTGGTTGGCTCCATAGATGTGCCGGGAGGTATTCAGGTTCAACAGACGCCGAACCTTGCTCCACTCCCGGCACTGCCGACCGACCCAGTCGCGGAAAAATCGCGCGCGATGGCGCGGCTCGATGGCGTGGGCAGTGATTATCCGGTTGCGTACTCGGCGTTTCAAAATCTCGCAGACAATCTCGTTCAGGGCAAGCCGTATGCGGCGAACGCGTTATTCTTGCTCAACGCGAATCCAGTTCACGAAGCGCCGCAAGGCAAACGCTTCATCGAATCGTTCAAGAAAACGGCGCTCGTCGTCAGTTTCAGCCCGGTGCTCGACGAGAGCGCGGCATACGCGGATTTGATTTTACCCTCGCTCACGTTTTTCGAAATGTGGGGCGATGATATTCTCGAAGGCACGGGCTATCCTGGGATCGCGCTGCGGCAACCGGTCGTCGCACCGGTGCGCGATGGACGCAATCCCGGCGATGTCGTGTTGCAACTCGCGAAACAACTCGGCGGCAAGGTGAGCGAGGCGTTGCCCTGGAATGATTTTCTTACAGTCGTGAAACAACGCGTTGCGGGAATGCAAATTTCCTGGGACGATCTTCTTGGCAAAGGGGCGTGGTCGGCGCTCGTCTATTTCAACGCGCAGCCGGGCAGCAAGGCGTGGGCAAAAGTCGTCGGACGCGATCGCGTGAACGCGCCGAAAGATGGACGATTCGATTTCTTCTCGCGCGAATTGTTCGCCGCATTGAATCCGAAAAGCGATGTCGAGTGCTTGCCGCATTTCACCGTTCCCGCCGAAACCGCCGACGCGAATTATCCGTTCGTCCTGATTTCGCAAGAGACGATGACGCAACCGCGCGGGTGGAGCGGCGTGGTGCCGACGCTGTACGAAGTGTACGGCTTGCAAACGAGCGCGCGCTGGGAAACCTGGGCGGAGATTCATCCGCAAGCCGCCGAGCAATTGGACATCAAACAAGACGATCTCGTGTGGATTGAATCGCCTGCCGGGAAGATTCGCGTGCGCGCAAAAATCGTCGAAGGCATTTGGCAAAACGCGATCAACGTGCCGGGTGGTCAGGGACATTTCAGTGCGGCGCAGTGGGGGCGCGAATCGTCCACGGCGAAGATGAAGCACGGTGCGAATCCGTACGACTTGATGGCAAGCGGAAGCGAAAAAAATTCCGGCGTCGCGGCAATGTTGCCGACACGCGTCAAGATTTACAAGGCGTAG
- a CDS encoding radical SAM protein, whose translation MPVLLFDAMENPNQSSWFSRLLGKSKRAERWSVLQIEITSRCPLHCSFCPNKSLGKNWLPGDLPFDVFRDFIAPDLGRFDLAYLQGWGEPLLHPHLWEMVRLAHTQRCRVGFTTCGGALDDTNCARLVDEGIDLLSISFAGATRETHDAWRVGSSFDKLAANVTRLVNARNARKSKLQIELHFLMMRANLRELPAFVRLAKSLGADQVVATNVAYTPTREIEALRVFANAPDLAHQDLVAEAAEIAQEIKIKFNAYPLKMDPHVLECDAKPTEIAFVNHRGEVTPCVYLGIPVRARAPRVFDGADCAFAPVSFGNVRDGLVAVMQSQARAQFVQPIRKRKSAALLALAVASDETDSLIQIPAPPAPCRACPKMFGV comes from the coding sequence TTGCCGGTCTTGCTCTTTGACGCGATGGAAAATCCAAACCAATCCTCCTGGTTCAGTCGCTTGCTCGGCAAAAGCAAACGCGCCGAACGCTGGTCGGTTTTGCAGATCGAAATCACCAGCCGCTGTCCGTTGCATTGCTCGTTCTGCCCGAACAAATCGCTCGGCAAGAATTGGCTCCCCGGTGATTTGCCGTTTGACGTGTTCCGCGATTTCATCGCGCCAGACCTGGGACGCTTCGATCTCGCGTATTTGCAAGGATGGGGCGAGCCGCTGTTGCATCCGCACCTCTGGGAGATGGTGCGGCTCGCTCATACGCAACGCTGTCGCGTCGGTTTTACGACGTGCGGCGGCGCGCTCGACGATACGAATTGCGCGCGACTCGTGGACGAGGGCATAGACCTGCTTTCGATTTCCTTCGCCGGCGCGACGCGCGAAACGCACGACGCGTGGCGCGTTGGTTCGAGTTTCGATAAACTCGCGGCGAATGTCACGCGTTTGGTGAACGCGCGCAACGCGCGCAAGAGCAAATTACAAATCGAATTGCATTTCTTGATGATGCGCGCGAACCTGCGCGAACTGCCCGCGTTCGTTCGATTAGCGAAATCGCTCGGCGCAGACCAGGTCGTTGCGACAAATGTCGCGTACACGCCGACGCGTGAAATCGAAGCGCTGCGCGTCTTTGCGAACGCGCCCGACCTCGCGCATCAAGACCTGGTCGCCGAAGCGGCAGAGATCGCCCAGGAAATCAAAATCAAATTCAACGCGTACCCGCTCAAAATGGATCCGCATGTGCTCGAGTGCGACGCCAAGCCGACCGAGATTGCGTTCGTCAATCATCGCGGCGAGGTGACACCGTGCGTGTACCTGGGAATCCCGGTGCGGGCGCGCGCGCCGCGGGTGTTCGACGGCGCGGATTGCGCGTTTGCGCCGGTTAGTTTCGGCAACGTGCGCGACGGTTTGGTCGCGGTGATGCAGAGCCAGGCACGCGCCCAGTTTGTTCAGCCGATTCGCAAACGCAAATCGGCGGCGTTGTTGGCGCTAGCGGTCGCCTCCGATGAAACCGATTCGTTGATTCAGATTCCCGCACCGCCCGCACCGTGCCGCGCGTGTCCAAAAATGTTTGGGGTATGA
- a CDS encoding ubiquinol-cytochrome c reductase iron-sulfur subunit, with translation MQSTPTADVPIRPSKLQSRRNFIQAMLGMVGAAWAGWLAQGVLFPAPRVTTGQVKLALNDVPVGGVKPITYEGKPALVLRSTEGVTAISMICTHLGCTVQWQEGKQQFYCPCHDGTFDREGDVLAGPPPMPLESLTVKVAGNEIVIGEA, from the coding sequence ATGCAATCCACTCCAACAGCAGATGTACCCATCAGACCGAGCAAACTTCAATCGCGCCGCAATTTCATCCAAGCGATGCTGGGCATGGTTGGCGCGGCGTGGGCGGGCTGGCTCGCGCAAGGCGTACTGTTCCCGGCTCCGCGCGTAACGACCGGGCAAGTCAAACTCGCGTTGAACGATGTGCCGGTGGGCGGTGTCAAACCAATCACGTACGAAGGCAAGCCCGCGCTGGTTCTGCGTTCGACGGAAGGTGTGACTGCCATTTCGATGATTTGCACGCACCTGGGTTGCACGGTGCAATGGCAGGAAGGCAAGCAACAATTTTATTGTCCCTGCCACGATGGCACATTCGACCGCGAGGGGGATGTGCTTGCCGGTCCGCCGCCGATGCCGCTGGAATCGTTGACTGTCAAGGTCGCGGGGAACGAGATCGTGATTGGGGAAGCGTGA